A stretch of the Bacteroidales bacterium genome encodes the following:
- a CDS encoding 30S ribosomal protein S20 — MAHHLSAKKRIRQNEKRRLHNKFYAKTTRNAVKELRETKEKTTATELLPKVASMLDKLAKRNIIHKNKASNLKSSLTKHVTSL, encoded by the coding sequence ATGGCACATCATTTATCAGCAAAAAAAAGAATAAGACAAAACGAAAAAAGAAGATTACATAATAAGTTTTATGCAAAAACAACAAGAAATGCAGTTAAAGAATTAAGAGAAACAAAAGAAAAAACAACTGCAACAGAATTATTACCAAAAGTTGCTTCAATGCTTGACAAACTTGCTAAAAGAAATATTATTCATAAAAATAAAGCGTCAAATTTAAAATCAAGCTTAACAAAACATGTAACAAGTTTATAA
- the mutL gene encoding DNA mismatch repair endonuclease MutL, protein MPDIIQILPDSVANQIAAGEVIQRPASVVKELVENAIDAGSTEIKVVIKDSGKTLIQIIDNGCGMSETDARLAFERHATSKIKTANDLYCIRTMGFRGEALASVAAIAHVELKTKKVEDEIGTSIIIHGSELISQESISCPDGSNFIVKNLFYNVPARRKFLKTNSTELRHIIEEIQRIALSNPDIKIILINNSVEIYNLPVSNLKQRIVNILGKSSSQNLITIKSKTSLVEISGYVGKPEFARKRPGEQFFFVNKRYMRHPYFYRAVLKAYEKILPQGTIPSFFIYFSADPNTIDINIHPTKTEIKFEDEKVIWQIIMATVKEALGKFNIVPSIDFDQQNALNIPVFSGSNDIKAPEITINPDYNPFEANHVSKNANDFLEQANLESREKLYTGIEDVSDTENQQLDFVNPENINEHKNLFQLKNKYIITSVKSGMMIIDQKRAHERILFEMFIKKLKKNIKTTQKKLFPVSIELNTSHVNLFKDILDDLRKIGFEISLSDNNNFEVSGVPSELLNLDVKEYFDGLIKDLSQETININEEITNMIISSLAKASAINYRKYLTNEEISNLIDNLFACSEPSYTPDGRIIVNIISEEEITKKFK, encoded by the coding sequence ATGCCTGATATTATTCAAATCTTACCTGATTCTGTTGCAAATCAAATAGCTGCGGGTGAAGTAATTCAACGCCCTGCTTCGGTTGTTAAAGAGCTTGTAGAGAATGCAATTGATGCCGGGAGTACTGAAATAAAAGTTGTTATAAAAGATTCAGGTAAAACACTAATACAAATTATTGATAATGGTTGCGGTATGAGTGAAACAGATGCCAGATTAGCATTTGAAAGGCATGCAACATCAAAAATAAAAACAGCTAATGACTTATATTGTATCAGGACAATGGGATTTCGCGGCGAAGCATTAGCATCGGTTGCCGCAATAGCACATGTTGAATTAAAAACAAAAAAAGTTGAGGATGAAATAGGCACTTCTATTATTATACATGGCTCTGAACTTATTAGTCAGGAAAGTATTAGTTGTCCTGATGGAAGCAATTTTATTGTAAAGAATCTTTTTTATAATGTACCGGCACGAAGGAAATTCCTGAAGACAAATTCAACAGAATTAAGGCATATTATTGAGGAAATTCAACGTATAGCTTTATCCAATCCTGATATAAAAATAATTTTAATAAATAATAGTGTTGAAATTTACAATTTGCCTGTTTCAAATTTGAAACAAAGAATTGTAAATATTCTTGGAAAAAGTTCAAGCCAGAATTTAATAACAATAAAATCTAAAACAAGCCTTGTAGAAATAAGCGGATATGTTGGAAAACCTGAATTTGCAAGAAAAAGACCAGGTGAACAATTCTTTTTTGTGAATAAAAGATATATGAGACATCCGTATTTTTATAGAGCCGTTTTAAAGGCATATGAAAAAATATTGCCACAGGGTACAATTCCTTCATTTTTTATTTACTTTTCTGCCGACCCAAATACAATTGATATAAATATACATCCGACAAAAACAGAAATAAAATTTGAAGATGAAAAAGTTATTTGGCAAATAATAATGGCTACGGTTAAAGAAGCACTTGGTAAATTTAATATTGTGCCTTCAATTGATTTTGACCAGCAAAATGCACTTAATATTCCGGTTTTTTCGGGAAGTAATGATATTAAAGCTCCTGAAATTACTATTAATCCTGATTATAATCCTTTTGAAGCTAATCATGTTTCAAAAAATGCTAATGACTTTTTAGAACAAGCAAATTTAGAAAGTCGGGAAAAATTATATACAGGTATTGAAGATGTTTCGGATACTGAAAATCAGCAATTGGATTTTGTTAATCCTGAAAATATTAATGAACATAAAAATTTATTTCAGTTAAAAAATAAATATATTATAACATCAGTTAAATCCGGTATGATGATTATTGACCAAAAAAGAGCACATGAACGGATTTTATTTGAGATGTTTATTAAAAAGCTTAAAAAAAATATCAAAACTACTCAAAAAAAATTATTCCCTGTATCAATTGAATTAAACACTTCACATGTTAATTTGTTTAAAGATATATTAGATGATTTAAGAAAAATAGGATTTGAAATATCATTATCTGATAATAATAATTTTGAGGTTTCAGGAGTTCCATCAGAGTTGTTAAATCTTGATGTAAAGGAATATTTTGATGGTTTAATTAAGGACTTAAGTCAGGAAACAATTAATATTAATGAAGAAATTACTAATATGATTATTTCTTCTCTTGCTAAGGCATCTGCAATAAATTATAGAAAATATCTTACAAATGAAGAAATTAGTAATCTTATTGATAATTTATTTGCATGTAGTGAACCAAGTTATACACCAGACGGAAGAATAATTGTTAATATTATTAGTGAAGAAGAAATAACAAAAAAATTCAAATAA
- a CDS encoding rhomboid family intramembrane serine protease: MNRFQTTGFGNIPPVVKNLLIINVLLLIATYVLGNFGIDLVQKLGLFYFKSEYFSPYQFVTHMFMHGGIAHLFFNMFALWMFGKVLESVWGSKRFLIYYFITGLGAAALHTFVNWINLSSIENAANAFYNTPSPELFSTFIREYISNPNPEVYDFIASWSSNPANNEYINHAVRLIEGAVKFKMNIPTVGASGAVFGVLLAFGMLFPNTQLMLLFPPIPIKAKYFVILYGILELYLGVSQQPGDNVAHFAHLGGMLFGFILIKYWNKKGRSFY; this comes from the coding sequence ATGAATAGATTTCAAACAACAGGTTTCGGTAATATTCCGCCCGTAGTAAAAAACCTGTTGATAATAAATGTTTTGTTGCTTATAGCTACTTATGTTCTTGGAAATTTTGGTATTGATTTGGTACAGAAATTAGGTTTGTTTTATTTTAAATCAGAATATTTCAGTCCATACCAGTTTGTTACACATATGTTTATGCACGGCGGAATTGCACACTTGTTTTTTAATATGTTTGCTTTATGGATGTTTGGAAAAGTACTGGAATCGGTATGGGGTAGTAAAAGGTTTTTGATTTATTATTTTATAACAGGATTAGGAGCTGCAGCTTTACATACTTTTGTAAACTGGATAAACCTTTCGTCAATAGAGAATGCTGCTAATGCTTTTTATAATACACCTTCGCCTGAATTATTTTCTACATTTATACGAGAATATATTTCAAATCCAAATCCGGAGGTATATGATTTTATTGCTTCATGGAGTTCTAACCCTGCTAATAATGAATATATAAATCATGCTGTCAGGCTTATAGAAGGGGCAGTTAAGTTTAAAATGAACATTCCGACAGTTGGTGCTTCGGGTGCAGTATTTGGGGTTTTATTAGCATTTGGTATGTTATTTCCAAACACGCAATTAATGTTGCTTTTCCCACCAATTCCTATAAAAGCAAAATATTTTGTTATATTGTATGGAATACTTGAATTATATCTTGGTGTAAGTCAGCAACCGGGTGACAATGTTGCTCATTTTGCTCATCTCGGAGGAATGCTTTTCGGGTTTATACTAATAAAATACTGGAATAAAAAAGGACGTTCATTTTATTAA
- a CDS encoding rhomboid family intramembrane serine protease — MNIFDEIKESFKTGSALTKLIYINLAVFLIIRIVGVFYFLFNVQDIESLPIVEWLAVPAGLTNLLLKPWTLFTYMFLHLGFLHILFNVLCLYWFGKIFLEYLSEKQLVGVYILGGLAGAFLYIIAFNGFPVFQPVLQDSYALGASAAVLAIVIAISVYVPDYTIHILFLGQVKLKYIAIFAVSLDILSIASSNAGGHIAHLGGAIFGYLYIQKYKQGKDISVGFNRFLNDILSIFKKKKKIKVSYKRPKTDIEYNEMKVNEQDEINRILDKISKAGYESLSKTEKETLFKISNKK, encoded by the coding sequence ATGAATATTTTTGATGAAATAAAAGAATCTTTCAAAACGGGGAGTGCATTAACTAAACTAATATACATTAATTTAGCTGTTTTTCTTATTATTAGAATAGTAGGTGTATTTTATTTTTTATTTAATGTTCAGGATATTGAAAGCTTACCAATAGTTGAATGGTTAGCTGTGCCTGCCGGTTTAACTAATTTGTTGTTAAAACCATGGACACTTTTTACATATATGTTTCTTCATCTGGGGTTTTTACATATTCTTTTTAATGTGTTATGTTTGTATTGGTTTGGTAAAATATTTCTTGAATATCTAAGTGAAAAACAATTAGTTGGTGTATATATTCTGGGAGGTTTGGCAGGAGCATTTTTATACATTATTGCATTTAATGGATTTCCTGTTTTTCAACCTGTTTTACAAGATTCATATGCACTTGGAGCATCAGCCGCAGTATTGGCTATTGTTATTGCAATTTCAGTTTATGTTCCTGATTATACCATTCATATTTTATTTTTGGGGCAGGTTAAGTTAAAATATATAGCAATTTTTGCAGTTTCTTTAGATATTTTAAGTATTGCATCAAGTAATGCAGGAGGACATATTGCACATTTGGGTGGAGCAATATTTGGATATTTATATATTCAGAAATATAAACAGGGAAAAGATATATCAGTTGGTTTTAACCGTTTTTTGAATGATATATTATCTATATTTAAAAAAAAGAAAAAAATAAAAGTTAGTTACAAACGTCCAAAAACCGATATAGAATATAATGAAATGAAGGTAAATGAACAAGATGAAATAAACAGAATACTGGATAAAATTTCAAAAGCCGGATATGAAAGTTTATCTAAAACAGAAAAAGAAACATTATTTAAAATAAGCAATAAAAAATAA